The sequence below is a genomic window from Rhodothermus sp..
AGAGACGATCCAACAGGCCTGCCCCATCCGGGCCGTACGGGTGACGGGCAGAAGGCACGTTCGCTACACCTACCAAACAGTTATGTACGGCCATGTGGGATGTCATCATCATTGGAGCCGGTCCCATCGGGTTGGCCTGCGGTATCGAAGCCCGTCGGCGTGGCCTTGAGGCCCTCATCATTGAGAAGGGTGCGCTGGTGAACTCGTTTCTGGGCTATCCCACCAACATGGAATTCTTTTCGACGCCGGAGCTGATGGAGATCGGCGGCCATCCTTTCCCCACCCGTGGTTACAAACCCACGCGAGAGGAGGCCATCGAATACTATCGCCGCGTGGCTGTTGCAGAGCAACTCTGTATCCGGCTTTACGAACGCGTGCTACGTGTGGACGGCACAGACGAAAACTTCACGGTGGTTACCGAAAAAGGCTCCTATCACGCCCGCAAAGTCGTGGTAGCCACCGGCTTCTTTGACCTCCCCAACCGTCTGAACGTCCCCGGCGAAGATCTACCCAAAGTCATCCATTACTACAAAGAGCCGTATCCTTTCACGGGTCAAAAGGTCGCTGTGATTGGCGGCCGCAACTCGGCCGCCAAGGCGGCGCTGGACTGCTACCGGCACGGTGCGGAAGTGACGCTCATCCATCGGGGACCGACGCTTTCGAATAAGATCAAGTACTGGATTCGTCCCGACCTCGAAAACCGCATCCGTGAAGGGAGCATCCGGGCGTTCTTCAATACGCAC
It includes:
- a CDS encoding YpdA family putative bacillithiol disulfide reductase encodes the protein MWDVIIIGAGPIGLACGIEARRRGLEALIIEKGALVNSFLGYPTNMEFFSTPELMEIGGHPFPTRGYKPTREEAIEYYRRVAVAEQLCIRLYERVLRVDGTDENFTVVTEKGSYHARKVVVATGFFDLPNRLNVPGEDLPKVIHYYKEPYPFTGQKVAVIGGRNSAAKAALDCYRHGAEVTLIHRGPTLSNKIKYWIRPDLENRIREGSIRAFFNTHVLEIHPDSLLLQTPDGRLEIANDWVLAMTGYRPDLEFLEQLGIQLGNDPARTPCYNPETFETNRPGLYLAGTVCGGLNTSRWFIENGRLHAPRIMEHIATGRVAEAPALEGQHWKTAE